In Desulfotomaculum sp., a single genomic region encodes these proteins:
- a CDS encoding glycosyl transferase family 1: protein METNLQEKEDQAVLKTEKGIPPAKTLDQYAEIVGPQIIEELIKLGNEVKGLKVQQINSARFGGGVAEMLHSIIPLERVLGLDMNWEVITGNIDFFNYTKTIHNFIQGKMGIPDLVGTKVYWDTNKANFKLIDQDADIILIHDPQPAGMIKFLDTAIRKKQKWIWRCHIQLLPKDFFVTEFLRTLIESYDATIFSSPQFLPPWKVPSILILPYIDPLSDKNKELTKQEIQAVLDKFRIEDPKKKPLLTLVSRFDPFKGHLAAIEAFKKIRKIIPCQLLLAGGTAYDDPENIRIFDELADKSKNIPDVMLLNLPPDSHIEINAFQRASTIILQPSVKEGFGLTVSEGMWKEKPVIGGNTGGIPAQIIDGYNGFLITPGEKGIPEMIERIIYLLEHPMSAREMGKRGREGVKERFLVTRGIYDELCLFRNLICNLEI, encoded by the coding sequence TTGGAAACAAATCTCCAGGAAAAAGAAGACCAGGCAGTTTTAAAAACAGAGAAAGGCATTCCTCCTGCAAAAACACTTGATCAATACGCTGAAATTGTCGGCCCGCAAATCATAGAGGAACTAATCAAGCTGGGAAACGAAGTTAAAGGGCTGAAAGTACAGCAGATCAATTCGGCGCGGTTCGGCGGCGGCGTTGCTGAGATGCTGCATTCAATAATTCCCCTTGAACGTGTCCTGGGGCTTGACATGAACTGGGAAGTTATTACGGGAAATATAGATTTCTTTAACTATACGAAAACGATCCATAATTTTATCCAGGGCAAGATGGGAATTCCGGATCTTGTCGGAACGAAAGTATATTGGGATACAAACAAGGCCAACTTTAAATTAATTGACCAGGACGCGGATATAATCCTTATCCACGATCCACAACCGGCCGGAATGATAAAATTCCTCGACACTGCAATAAGGAAAAAACAGAAATGGATCTGGCGGTGTCATATTCAGCTCCTGCCAAAAGATTTTTTTGTAACGGAGTTTTTAAGGACCCTGATCGAGTCCTATGACGCAACAATCTTTTCTTCACCTCAGTTCCTTCCGCCGTGGAAAGTACCGTCAATTCTTATTCTGCCGTATATTGATCCCCTTTCAGACAAAAATAAAGAATTGACGAAACAAGAGATACAAGCTGTGCTTGATAAATTTAGAATCGAAGATCCGAAAAAGAAACCCCTCCTTACGCTGGTCTCCCGTTTTGATCCTTTTAAGGGACATCTGGCAGCCATAGAGGCTTTTAAAAAGATACGCAAAATAATTCCCTGTCAGCTGTTACTGGCGGGAGGAACAGCTTACGACGACCCCGAAAATATCAGGATCTTCGATGAATTAGCCGATAAGTCAAAAAACATACCGGATGTTATGCTGCTGAATCTCCCTCCGGACAGTCATATAGAAATCAATGCCTTTCAGAGGGCGTCTACTATTATTCTGCAGCCCTCCGTCAAAGAAGGTTTCGGGCTTACGGTAAGTGAAGGAATGTGGAAGGAGAAACCGGTAATCGGCGGTAATACAGGAGGCATACCGGCACAGATTATAGACGGTTATAATGGCTTTTTGATAACTCCCGGTGAAAAGGGTATACCTGAAATGATTGAAAGAATAATTTACCTCCTGGAGCATCCCATGTCTGCCAGAGAAATGGGAAAAAGAGGAAGAGAAGGCGTTAAAGAGCGTTTTCTAGTTACCCGGGGTATTTATGACGAGTTATGTCTGTTTAGAAACCTGATTTGCAATTTAGAAATATAG
- the cysM gene encoding cysteine synthase B (catalyzes the formation of cysteine from 3-O-acetyl-L-serine and hydrogen sulfide), whose protein sequence is MSVLSAIGNTPLVALKNLNSNPRVRILAKLEGNNPGGSVKDRPAYYMIKKAEESGELTHDRVILEPTSGNTGIALAMIGAARGYKVKLIMPECVSIERRHILEAHGAEAILTNACEATDGAIRKAHEIMKNEPELYYMPNQFVNANNILAHYETTGPEIFSQTNGEVDVFVAGMGTTGTLMGISQYLKEKKPGVKIAGIEPTVGHTIQGLKNMTESIVPAIYDPAMLDQIIVVEDEEAFETTRRLALEEGIFAGMSSGAAVAGARRLAAEMDSGTIVALLPDRGDRYLSTVLFRSVCGKCPP, encoded by the coding sequence ATGAGTGTTTTGTCAGCTATCGGCAACACCCCGCTTGTAGCTTTAAAAAACTTAAACAGCAATCCCCGAGTAAGAATTTTGGCCAAGCTTGAAGGTAATAATCCGGGTGGATCAGTTAAGGACAGGCCGGCTTACTACATGATTAAAAAAGCGGAAGAGTCGGGTGAATTAACACATGACAGGGTTATCTTGGAGCCTACCTCCGGCAATACAGGCATAGCGCTGGCAATGATCGGGGCGGCAAGGGGATACAAAGTAAAATTAATTATGCCTGAATGCGTCAGTATAGAAAGAAGGCATATCCTGGAGGCCCACGGTGCGGAAGCTATCCTTACTAACGCATGTGAGGCGACAGACGGGGCCATCCGGAAAGCCCATGAAATCATGAAAAACGAACCGGAATTATACTACATGCCGAATCAATTTGTAAACGCAAATAACATTCTTGCTCATTACGAGACAACCGGACCGGAAATCTTCTCTCAGACAAATGGAGAAGTTGATGTATTTGTGGCTGGAATGGGGACAACCGGTACACTGATGGGTATAAGCCAGTACCTAAAGGAAAAGAAACCCGGAGTAAAGATTGCCGGGATAGAACCGACAGTAGGGCATACGATACAAGGGCTTAAAAACATGACAGAATCTATTGTTCCTGCTATCTACGATCCTGCAATGCTGGACCAGATAATTGTCGTTGAAGATGAAGAAGCGTTCGAAACAACCAGAAGACTGGCTCTGGAAGAAGGTATTTTCGCAGGTATGTCCAGCGGCGCTGCTGTGGCGGGGGCGCGTCGCCTGGCGGCAGAAATGGATTCCGGGACAATTGTCGCCCTGCTG